Genomic DNA from Sardina pilchardus chromosome 4, fSarPil1.1, whole genome shotgun sequence:
GTGAAGGTGAGGCCAGAGACACTCGTGCTGGTGAGAGGCAAAGCTGGGTTTACAGTCAGTGTGGTCGGTGTGTTACTGCTCACAAGGCTCGCCGTGCTGGACACCTGAAACGCACAaggcaaacatgcacacacacaatcaggacAGGACAGATCACAGGCCTTCACACCTTACACTAATGAGCAGTTACAGCTATGCGATTGTACGTCGAACAACAACAAAGccttcattcatttcaaataatCCTTTGCTCTTTCTACTGACCATCAGCATAAACGTGTTCATAAACATCAATATAAAATAATGAGCAATCCCACCCACTCCAAGCTGTAATTCCCTGCCCGTAGCTTTTTtccatatatttatatcatTACACATTAATAGTGAAGTACATTTTTCCATTAGAAAAGTACGGTGGAGGCGGCCGTACCAGGGGATTGGAGGGGGAGAAGATTGCTTTGATGGGGGTGgtgccgctgctgccgctgctggggGGGTTgatcctcttctccttctgccGGCGGTTGCAGAACCACACGCGGATCACCTCCTTCTCCATGTTGAGCTGGTCGGCGATCATGGTGATCTCCTCAGAGGTAGGTTTTTGGTTCTGCTTGAAGAGGACAAAACGCGTCGGGCACAAACGCCCTTTCAGTACGGGGAGCACTGAGAATGGGAAAGCTGCACTGTAGTCCATGAAGGAGCCAACGGTCCATGAGGCACACAGCTCCGAAAATATATTCTCATGTTCCTCTGactgacaaaaaaacaatggtTTGCTCTGATAGCTTCTCTGGCAGAATGGATGTTGAACAGTTTtactgaatatatatatatttcagtgattcagtccACATTCTTCCAAACATAAAATACATTAATAACCAAGTGAAAAGCATTAAAATGCAGTAACGTCCTAGAATCAAGAACCATAGAATACAGCCAACACACTCTTATGCCATATGCCTAATGCTACTAAATCAATGTCAACCCCTCAAGCCCTAATTTAAGATTAGCTCTCTAAAACTACTCTCAGTAATTGCTGTATTTCCCTCATGCAGATCCTTACACCTCTTCAACTTTAAAACGGATATTTTGCTAAATGAACAAGTGCCCCCAGTTACAAACAGTACCCTACAAATCTTATGCCCGCTCAAAGTGGAGGCTCTGGAGGTCCTTGATCGCTCACCTCTAGAAAGCTCTTCTCTAAGGCCACGCGGATGTTGGTCTCGATACTGGTCCTCTTCTTGCGCCGGCGGTTCAGCCCCTCCATGCCCAGGCCTGGGGAGCCCAGGGAGCTGGGGCTGGACAGGGCCTGGTCAGACGTCAggttctctgcacacacagcacgcagacAAGGGCACAGGGATGGAGGTAAGGATCATGGTTCgaccacagcacagcaacagCCATGATGGGGGAACATGCTTACTTCTACTCTGAACAGACATATAGGCCCATTCTCAACCTCGCTCTTTGATCCTccaggcttgttcccactgatctataactagcactagATATaccatcccattgttgctggcccatcattctttatctagattaGTAGGAAAGAGGACCGAGGatggaagggaggatatataaaaagacgaatgagaggcacccataggcTTATTTATTATCTGTAAAAAGAGGCAGTATGGAAGATGCTTGAAGCACAGTAGGTTGATATTGTTGAACCAAGCGGATTAAAGTAGAGCCACAGGAAACTCATCATGCACACAAATATTGACactcatgcaacatattctcaCATCtgacaaacatctgtcaaaTCTAAAGATGCACCTGCAGTCacggggagacacacacacacacacacacacacacacacacacatacacacacacacgctacacagaTGGTTCTTCCATCTAATATCCTGGTCTGTTTGTTCTCTCGTGTGAAGCATAGCCAGAGGAGAGACATACCTGCATCGTTGAGCCACTTCTCCAGCAGAGGCTTCAACTTgcacatgtttttaaagctcaGGTTCAAGGCCTCAAATCGAGAGATGGTGGTTTGGCTGAAGTCATTGCCATAAAGCTTTCCCATGGCAAGGCCAACGTCCCCCTGAAaacacgcagatacacacaacacatgttATATTAATGAGTAGACAACGAGGGGGGTGGGAATGCACTGtatttcagagtgtgtgtgtgtgtgtgtgtacctgagtgaaGCCCAGTTTGATTCTCCTCTGCTTGAAGGTCTTGGCAAACTGCTCAAGCTCCTCCAGGTCACTGGGCTCCTCCAGACTGGGTGTGTCCATGCGCTTTGGTGTACTCTGGGTGAGGGGCAGGGGCTGGATGGGGGTAGCTGCTATCGTGCGAGTCGGGGTGGCGGGCTAgaacacaacaccacagcagGATGAGAAGAACGCAAGCAAAACATTTTACAAGCCATGAAAAAGCACTAGACTAAGGTATTCCAATCAAGCTAAGGACAATTTGAGAAACGGAGAGAAGAGGATTGTGGGGTTTGTAGTGTCCTTACCTGGGTGGCGAGGGTGATGCTGGGTTGGGTCTGCAGGAGGTTGGCTTGGCTTTGAGGTAGTTGTGTTAGTAGGTTGGAGGCCTGCAGGAGACCTAATTGATGATTGGGGAAGAAGGGAGCTTATAAAGAACCcaataacagaaaacacaagtgAGTAACATAGAAGTATGCACACTTGGGCTTCTGAGTGGAGCAGCGTCTTTAAAGTGTGCTTCATTTGAGTTTGTAATGCTTGTGCAGATCTTTCACATAGAAGTCAGATGTATGCGTGTTTCTGTGCATTTTAAACTCTGCGGtgtagagttgtgtgattggGTGTGTGGCGGAGTAGAGTGCTGTGATTGGATGCGTGGCGGAGTGCggcagtgtagtgtagcgtgATTGGGTGCGTGCTGCGGTGCATACTTTGCTGGCCCTGCGGCGTCTGGGAGATGATGAACTGCGCCGGCTGCAGCTGGGTGGCGATGGGCAGGCCCGGCTGCACCAGCACAAACTGCTGCAGGTTGGggttctgctgctgcagctgctgcagctgctgcatatcccatcccaacacacacaaacacacacatacgcaaacattAGCATCGGAACACAACTCAGAGAGTTCAAAGGAATGAAGTTTCTAAAGAAAAAGAAGTGTCAAGACTAACGGTTATATATTACAAGCACATTTCAGAGGAGACGAAGATATCAACTTTAATTACTGTTCAACATTGGAACTCTTTCTGGATCCCAGCATGAGAAATGCCCATATCTGCCTTTTTGAAGTTTTACAGCAGCTGCCTTATTCTGTCACTTTACACAGCATGGCTACTCATCTTCCCCGTCCTAATTATAGCTAAACTTATCACATCCCCGTTATTATCCTTGACATTATGAAATCATCTCATGTTAAATGAATAAACCCTCATTATATGCCTGAGACAATCTGGGTCATTTAGAATAAAAAATCtccagccagacagacacattAAGTTCTGAACTCGGCTAGCCTGCGTTGTTCTGTAGAGCCGCAGAAGCGTTTCAGGCTCAGTTTCAGGCACCGCAAATGAAAGCAGCTGctgcgttttttttttagcccaCTGAGCGAATGATTTCACTCATTCATGCCATTTCCTCGTTTACAGGTTCAGTTAAGCAAATCAATACGGACACAAAGCACTCGAGTGTTGCAAGTGCAGCGCCAGTGGGAGGGCAGGGGAATTCCACAGCAGCACgtgctctttgtttgtttgcctttcCCAGAGCAGAGCAATGCACAACGGGAGCACAACACAGGAACAGGCCAGTCCTCCCACTACCCAATCATAAAAGGACACCTAATACTGTAACTGAAAACCTGCAGTCATTATGCCCCGTGCACAGCCACTATTTGCCCCTAAACATGATTTCACCCCTGACTAAACCCACAATAtctaaccaccccccccccccccccaaaaaaaaacccaatgaTGGGAGgaagggtttaaaaaaaagggaggggggggggggggcagcgtgTCTCTCTTACAGGCGTGATCTGGATGGGCTGGGACAGGGGGATCTGGGTGATGGGTGTGGCTGCGGAGGCAGAGATGTTGGCCCCGCTGGTGCTGCTCTGCTGGCTGGCTGAGTGCTGCACGGCCGCCGCCAGCAACTGAGCCTGGGCCTGCTGCAGCAATATCTGCTGCTGCGCCGGAGTCAGGGTCAACTGGggggacagagaaaaagagaaagaggaggagagggagagagagagagacagagagagagagagacagagagagagagagacagagatatatTATGGGCAAATACACATTCATTTTACACAGATGGCTCATCTACTGATGTACAAAGCAGACAATAACTGAAAAAACACAATACACCAGGTGAACGTCATGTCCAATGTGTGGATGACACGCGTGTGAGATCCCCATGTGCTGATACACTAAGCGTGCATGTGATGGGTGGCACCGCCTCCGCAGTAGTACAGTGATCACtttggtcagacacacacaaaaacaccatcATGCACTAGTGACAGACAGAGCGACTGGTGACCGGTGACAGCggggaggctgctgctgctgctgcagcggcCCAGAGGCACACTCCGGCCTTATATAGGCCGCGCGCTGGCTGAACGCATGACTGGCAGGGGCACGCCGAGCACATGGCACTCTGGTGACAGATGGAGACAAAAGCAGGCCTCTCTCCTCGCTCATCCTCTTGCCCCGTCTCCAGCCGTAACCCAACAAGGCCGGCGGCACCGCCACGTGAGCCGGCTTTGCCTGCGCTGAACCGTACACACCACACGCAAGAGGCCGGGGCGTGTTTACTGTAACCAGATGAACCCCATTAAGCCAACTTAATGCTAATATTTGGTCATTTATATTAGGCTATTAACACATGTTAAGCAGCCTTCCGGGGAGCAACTAAGTGTGAAGGCTGCTAATCCTGCAGGCGCCCCCAGGGAAAGCACCTGGTGGAGTGGCTTGGATGAGTGGCCCTTTTCAAGTCCCAGCGGTCAGTGAATTGAAGAGCAACACACATAGAAGTCATGGTCACAGCTAGGGGCTAATCCCATTACTCCACCTCGAAGGTCCACTTTTTGTGAAGTACTGGAAGGGTGGACAACAGAGATGTGAGTGGACGCTGGAAGAGTGAGGAAGAAAATAAGTCGTATTGTCCGACCTTCTAATACGTCACAAAAGTGGGCCTTTGAGAGCCGCAAGACCGCGAGAATGAGGTAAGGCTTTAATGTGTCCCACTAAACTGCTGAGCTGGGAGCAGTTGAACGCAGGAGATCCCCCAAGCACTGCAGTTGTTGAGGGGAGTTTCCCCAGAGATCTCCATTCCTCCACGTGGAGCCTAGTCTAAATGTTGGGTGACTCACCCATACCAATTCCCACCACCAAGTGAAACAGGTTGGAAGATCTCCTGAAGGACCTTGACCATCAGCCCTGGGTGATGCCAATGCAGTGATGCCATACatgtccccccccacacacacacacacacacacacacttccttcctGACCCATGAGCAGACAGCATGGGACAGCATGCCACTTACTCCAGCGATCTGTCCCCCGGCCAGCATGAGCTGGGTTTGAGGCAGCGGCCCCGTCTGGCTTGAGGCCACTGGCTCGTCAACCTCCTCCGTCTTACACTAGGAGTGGAACACAgcgcagaggtcaaaggtcgcttGTCACAGGGCAGAGCAAAGGGTCAAGCGGTCAATCTCAGTGGGGTGAGATCTAGTCAGGGTCAGGAGTTCTAAATTCTAAATGACCATGAAAAAGAGCCCTCTCTTACTCTATGATCACTGTGCGTTCAACCATCCTGTTTGTCTTTTAGATTAAGATGGCAACTACATAGACAGTATGTAGAGGGCTGTAACCCACCCATTACAAAGCTCCCATAAAATCACCGGAAAGCTTTATTtctatatatacacaaacattttaTTTACCGGTATTTGAACGttgaaacaaaaatgtaatttgAGAAAAGTGGTTTCCTGACTTTGGTCATGTAGTCTCACTTCCTGGCATTCTGCTCAATGCAAATGAAACGCAGCCAACCATAGCGCCCTTCTGATGCTCTACAAGTTCTCTCATTTTGACTAGAAAAGCTGCTCCGTTTGCATAAATTCTTCTGGATGTACAACTGATCACCCTGGAGCACGGTGGGGTGGGGACTGGGGGGTTGCGGGGGGTGGAATGCTACTCGCTGCCCTGTGACACTGAGGCGCGACGCTTTGAGGGGATTTAGCGAGTCCTCTTTGACCCGACTCACATCACTGGGGCTTGTGCACACTGACTGCTTTTGATGGGGAAGAAAATCTTGTTCGGATTAAGACTCGGACTGAGGGTTAATTAGGTTGCCATACACTGCTACGCAGGGCTCCACATTTCCGTTCACTTCAGGCAGGAAATATTTGAGGAAGACACTCGAAATACTGCCTCGCCCATATTCATCGACACAGTGAAATGTGGGGCCTTACATAAAGAGTGTTTGAAGAGGATGGTGCTGGTTAGGAACATCACGCAGCCAACTGAGACTTGAAGGAGGAAAAGGGGAGGCAGGCTATGTTAATTAAAGGAGGGAAAAAACGAAAGGGAAAAAAGGCGGTAATGCTGTGCATGTAATAATTCTGCATAGATTTGCATATTCTCCACCATCTGTTTCCGAGCAACTGCGGAGCAGCTAATTAGCATACAGGGCTGATTAATTTCCCTTGTTGCTGGGTGATGGCAGGCACcactacagctctctctctctctctggcagaaCTCAGCCTGATTCCGCTCAGTCTAActgtctgaacagctcccatcCCCTTCAGACCAgtccaagcaaacacacactcacacatccccTATAGACTGGCAAACAAAGAGTCTTTTGCTTCTTAAATATAGGCTGCATGGTCATAAATATGAAATAGGAAAATACATATGCACGCGTGTGCAgtcacccacacagacacgctcaGATGCACGCATCCCTACATACTTACAACCGAGGCTTCTTTTCTAATACACATGTCCATAGAAAACCAataatatgcatgtgtgcacagacagacacacactcgtccATAGGCACAGCAGGCAGCTGGGAGCCTTGTAGAGGTATGATAATAACATGGCAGTTGTTGAGCTGTGTGGACAGGACGCGTCATGTCAGGGAAGAACAATGACCCCTGGAGACATCTGCACATTCCTACAGGCGTTTGAACAaagcttttgtgtgtgggtctgtgtgtgtactacctGCCAAAGAAGGGCTTTTAGTGTAAGTGAGCAAACATTTCTTGTTggcacaggttttttttgtgtgcgaaCATATTACATGTCAGAGCAtgatttttgcatgtgtgtatgtgcgctctACCTGTTGGAGCAgagcttgtgcgtgtgcgttggTGATTGCGTTTGTTGTCTgcactgtctgtctctgaaAGTCCAGTCCATTTGTTTGGGcacctggagagggagagagagaagaggggttaAGATCCACTCACTCAGACCCCcacattaacattaacctgcAAATACAAACCCCTCATCCACTGAAAACATTCTCACTCTTGCATGccctcataaacacacaaacacacacggatagacagacacaagacacacagctTTTTGGAGAAATGATTATCTCGTTCATTACATGAAACGTTCCAAATGTAATAAGgattttttggaaaaaaaagatttccATTGTCCGTTAACAAAGGAATAAAAGTCGATTTTGAAGATGTGCAAACCCCGATTACTGGACACACAAcgcaacacataaaaaaaaaaaagaaaaaagaaaggcaaaCAAAAAAGCCCTGGGGCAGGTGAAATTCAGAGGTGTGGCAGCGAGCTGGAGTGGTAGTGGTGATGAGGTGGGGCACGGCAGGTGAACTCACCTGTGTTTCCGTCGCCACTCTCCATTGCACATTTACTCGATTCAGACGGATTACTCATTTTAGAATCTGAAATGAAGGAGACAGGGCATACACTTCAGCCGAGTGCGCaccaaaaagaataaaaaaaataaataaataaaataaaaaatgaaacccCAGTTCATTTCCATGCGTATAGCAGCCATTGAGCCGACCCAGCCCACCCACGTGTGGCACGTCCCCACACCCCGAAACGGAGCCTCCGGACTGCTCTAATCTGGCCCATGTTAGCGCTCACTCCCCTGCTGCATGGACCACTTCACTCCAATGACTGATTTGGATCACAGACATTCTTCTATTCAAACTGTCACAATCGGCAGCAATACCATCTCATGCACCAGCAACCTCACCAAGGCGTGTAGAACAAACTGGACACTGGCAATTCAATCAAACTGACCATTTCAAGAAACACAGGCAGACTATTcacgcacagagagaaaaagaaaacaaaataaggaaaggaaaaaaaacagggaaaTCACTGTATGCAAACTTGAATAGACAAGCCGAGGCTGAATCTCTGGAGGGCAGAGCCTGCGTAGATTTAAATGCCtaagcacacccacaccctttTTTACAACTCACCCGCCAAAGCTGCACCTGCACTTTCCAGCATGGCTTTCAAAGATGGCAAGTGGCAGCGCAAGTCTCTTCCAGCAGATCTCAAACTCAAGATAAGGGGTGGGAAAAGCTCCGACAAGCGAATGGGCCTCAGTGGTATGCGGACACAGTCCGGGATGCAAACACGATCGTCCCAAACAAACCGAACAGCAAGATGTCCACAGTAGGGTCTTCTGCGCACGCTAAAGTGGTACAGTAGGGCTAATGACTGCGACGCTGTTCTCTCAATCGCTAccgtttttctcctctctcctctgcctccctctccctgtcttttcGTGCCATGATCGTCACGGCAACTCGAGTGTGAAAaaagttccctctctctctctctcttttttttcgggATTGAAACAGAAACAAAGAGTGCAGCTGGCAGCAGCCATAACGAAGCACAATCAGTATTCAGCTGATTAAAGCCGTATGCAAATTTCCCCCTGCCTCGTTAGCGGCGCAACACTTTGAAGTCCTGCGAGCAATTCATTTCACACAGGGCTCTGAAAGCTTTCTGCATAATTTAAAGCCTCCATAAATATTTATCAGCTCATTAGCATATTAATTGGATGGCTTTGGAGGGAAAAGGAAGAGAGCAGGGAACGagctggggagggagagagagagtgggcaagTGGGGGAGGTGGCACGGGCCCAATTACTGAAAGAGTGAAGGCATTATAATTAGAAGCACAGGTAAGCAGAGACATTCCCATCATGCACTGCACAGATAGAAAGCTCACAGGAGTCTTAGGCCAAACTGGTAAACACTCTCGTTTCAGGCAGCAGATTTCGCTCCCCTAAATGTACCAAAAAGCCTTACAACTGCACTGTGAAAGTAAGGAAAATGGGGGGAGGGCAACTCACTTTTCATCGTTAATAAATAACTTGTCATTAATCCACACTGAGAGAATTATAATGACAGGACCCCCTACCGCTCAAGCACTCCAGTGATCAAAACCAGgcagctctgacacacacacactcacacacagtgtgtgactgtggcaAGATTAGCATATTTAGATTAACTTTAGATTccattaacttttttttccgcTCACTGAAATTAATTCAGCCTTTGCAAACTGAGCTTTGGCAGTCAGCTGAAAACCAGACAAAGTGTCAAAAGCAAATGCAAAGTTAACTTGCTCTGAAGTTAGCTTTGCCCCCCCTGAGCCAACTCCAGAGTGACTGCGGGGAATGTTTCAGCTCCTAACATTCAAACAATGCCAAACTGGTCTTCACTGCTGCGGGGTGTTTTTTGCAGAGCTCACCAACCTTGTTGGCTTACATAAATATGTTAAAAACAACTGAAgtcgctctaaccaactgacaGCCAGGTGGCCAGAAGGCTGCCGTCTGGTCAAAACAGCACACAGATTTCATTCCAAAATTGGGCCAACGTTACCTCCTCAACAGGAGCCAAAAaagaacagattggatatgttTACAATTATTAGGCGTACTGCTGTCAGGAGCCGTTTGCCCAAACAGTTTGTTTCCACTCCAACTGATTTTTGAACACAagccattttaaaaacatacaAGACTGCTATCAGCCTGATAACCATATGTATATAAAACAACGTGTTTCAAGGAGAAAGCCCCACAACAAGTGAGAGATGGAAGACTGTGCTACCGTACAGAACTGGACACTGGGTTAAGTCAGATAAGAAATGCCTGACACCTTAGCTAGaagaagggaaggaaagagggagtgaaGAGGAGTGAAGTGGAGCGCATTTCCATTTTTGCCGCTGCTACGGTTTCATAAGCCTAAACATGTAACAATGTATTATGCAAATATTTTACTTGCGTGAATTTTAAACAGGGGAACTCATTAACAGTGTTTTATTGAAAAGGGTGACTGAATAGCGTAGGAGAAGATTAAGTGGTTTGAGAGAGTTTGGATGTGAGGGACCACAGTGATGAACACAGAATATTAAGTATAACTTCCACACCCATTAAAACAGAAAGAAGCAAGGCACTTGCTTTCTTGCATGGTAAAATGTAACTTGCTATAATATAAAAGCTACTAATTcgtgtatttttttcttttcaattatttggggggggggggggggggggcatacccTATTAAATGAAAGATTAAATAGCCTTCCCTATCAAACCTAGAATTAAATACTCAAATGTATGTGTAGGCTAACTGAGGTACAACATCTGTCACAGCTACTGTCCAAATACTACTATAAAACAACTGAGCCAGATGTAGCCTTTCCAATTACAGTAGTGAAATGCCAGCCTATgtctttctattttcttttaccTTTACATTGGGTGATTTGTGTGTGACCACTATTCATAATGCATGATTTTTCTGTTTGCACTGATGAATATTCAGTGGGTTGTTTGGCTCGAATGACTATGCCGGTCGAGGGACAAGAAAGTCTTGatataaacaaactaaaaaataCATAATAATGTGCCGATTATCCAGACAATTCCCA
This window encodes:
- the pou2f1b gene encoding POU domain, class 2, transcription factor 1b isoform X6; the protein is MADGGAASQDESSGPDSKMSNPSESSKCAMESGDGNTGAQTNGLDFQRQTVQTTNAITNAHAQALLQQCKTEEVDEPVASSQTGPLPQTQLMLAGGQIAGLTLTPAQQQILLQQAQAQLLAAAVQHSASQQSSTSGANISASAATPITQIPLSQPIQITPQLQQLQQQNPNLQQFVLVQPGLPIATQLQPAQFIISQTPQGQQSLLQASNLLTQLPQSQANLLQTQPSITLATQPATPTRTIAATPIQPLPLTQSTPKRMDTPSLEEPSDLEELEQFAKTFKQRRIKLGFTQGDVGLAMGKLYGNDFSQTTISRFEALNLSFKNMCKLKPLLEKWLNDAENLTSDQALSSPSSLGSPGLGMEGLNRRRKKRTSIETNIRVALEKSFLEQNQKPTSEEITMIADQLNMEKEVIRVWFCNRRQKEKRINPPSSGSSGTTPIKAIFSPSNPLVSSTASLVSSNTPTTLTVNPALPLTSTSVSGLTFTGKMPFNFTGTTITAAPTNTASVISATPTLVTTAAAASSPSLSPSPTGASLQTSVGDSGGGPHEGSGGSVVSHVPTPACTLASALSSGQVMVAAPGLSAALQGAQLPTSASLAAMAAAAGLNPGLMASSQFTPGGALLSLAPGSLGSALSPALMSNSTLATIQALASSGTLPITSLDGSGNLLFANASAGSTPNLVTAPLFLNPQNLSLLASNPVSLVSAGGANLQLTADAHQSVVTTAAMPASTISTASKAQ
- the pou2f1b gene encoding POU domain, class 2, transcription factor 1b isoform X2, translating into MADGGAASQDESSGPDSKMSNPSESSKCAMESGDGNTGAQTNGLDFQRQTVQTTNAITNAHAQALLQQCKTEEVDEPVASSQTGPLPQTQLMLAGGQIAGLTLTPAQQQILLQQAQAQLLAAAVQHSASQQSSTSGANISASAATPITQIPLSQPIQITPQLQQLQQQNPNLQQFVLVQPGLPIATQLQPAQFIISQTPQGQQSLLQASNLLTQLPQSQANLLQTQPSITLATQPATPTRTIAATPIQPLPLTQSTPKRMDTPSLEEPSDLEELEQFAKTFKQRRIKLGFTQGDVGLAMGKLYGNDFSQTTISRFEALNLSFKNMCKLKPLLEKWLNDAENLTSDQALSSPSSLGSPGLGMEGLNRRRKKRTSIETNIRVALEKSFLEQNQKPTSEEITMIADQLNMEKEVIRVWFCNRRQKEKRINPPSSGSSGTTPIKAIFSPSNPLVSSTASLVSSNTPTTLTVNPALPLTSTSVSGLTFTGKMPFNFTGTTITAAPTNTASVISATPTLVTTAAAASSPSLSPSPTGASLQTSVGDSGGGPHEGSGGSVVSHVPTPACTLASALSSGQVMVAAPGLSAALQGAQLPTSASLAAMAAAAGLNPGLMASSQFTPGGALLSLAPGSLGSALSPALMSNSTLATIQGVWSALASSGTLPITSLDGSGNLLFANASAGSTPNLVTAPLFLNPQNLSLLASNPVSLVSAGGANLQLTADAHQSVVTTAAMPASTISTASKAQ
- the pou2f1b gene encoding POU domain, class 2, transcription factor 1b isoform X4, whose product is MADGGAASQDESSGPGAQTNGLDFQRQTVQTTNAITNAHAQALLQQLTLTPAQQQILLQQAQAQLLAAAVQHSASQQSSTSGANISASAATPITQIPLSQPIQITPQLQQLQQQNPNLQQFVLVQPGLPIATQLQPAQFIISQTPQGQQSLLQASNLLTQLPQSQANLLQTQPSITLATQPATPTRTIAATPIQPLPLTQSTPKRMDTPSLEEPSDLEELEQFAKTFKQRRIKLGFTQGDVGLAMGKLYGNDFSQTTISRFEALNLSFKNMCKLKPLLEKWLNDAVCAENLTSDQALSSPSSLGSPGLGMEGLNRRRKKRTSIETNIRVALEKSFLEQNQKPTSEEITMIADQLNMEKEVIRVWFCNRRQKEKRINPPSSGSSGTTPIKAIFSPSNPLVSSTASLVSSNTPTTLTVNPALPLTSTSVSGLTFTGKMPFNFTGTTITAAPTNTASVISATPTLVTTAAAASSPSLSPSPTGASLQTSVGDSGGGPHEGSGGSVVSHVPTPACTLASALSSGQVMVAAPGLSAALQGAQLPTSASLAAMAAAAGLNPGLMASSQFTPGGALLSLAPGSLGSALSPALMSNSTLATIQGVWSALASSGTLPITSLDGSGNLLFANASAGSTPNLVTAPLFLNPQNLSLLASNPVSLVSAGGANLQLTADAHQSVVTTAAMPASTISTASKAQ
- the pou2f1b gene encoding POU domain, class 2, transcription factor 1b isoform X1 is translated as MADGGAASQDESSGPDSKMSNPSESSKCAMESGDGNTGAQTNGLDFQRQTVQTTNAITNAHAQALLQQCKTEEVDEPVASSQTGPLPQTQLMLAGGQIAGLTLTPAQQQILLQQAQAQLLAAAVQHSASQQSSTSGANISASAATPITQIPLSQPIQITPQLQQLQQQNPNLQQFVLVQPGLPIATQLQPAQFIISQTPQGQQSLLQASNLLTQLPQSQANLLQTQPSITLATQPATPTRTIAATPIQPLPLTQSTPKRMDTPSLEEPSDLEELEQFAKTFKQRRIKLGFTQGDVGLAMGKLYGNDFSQTTISRFEALNLSFKNMCKLKPLLEKWLNDAVCAENLTSDQALSSPSSLGSPGLGMEGLNRRRKKRTSIETNIRVALEKSFLEQNQKPTSEEITMIADQLNMEKEVIRVWFCNRRQKEKRINPPSSGSSGTTPIKAIFSPSNPLVSSTASLVSSNTPTTLTVNPALPLTSTSVSGLTFTGKMPFNFTGTTITAAPTNTASVISATPTLVTTAAAASSPSLSPSPTGASLQTSVGDSGGGPHEGSGGSVVSHVPTPACTLASALSSGQVMVAAPGLSAALQGAQLPTSASLAAMAAAAGLNPGLMASSQFTPGGALLSLAPGSLGSALSPALMSNSTLATIQGVWSALASSGTLPITSLDGSGNLLFANASAGSTPNLVTAPLFLNPQNLSLLASNPVSLVSAGGANLQLTADAHQSVVTTAAMPASTISTASKAQ
- the pou2f1b gene encoding POU domain, class 2, transcription factor 1b isoform X5, with protein sequence MADGGAASQDESSGPGAQTNGLDFQRQTVQTTNAITNAHAQALLQQLTLTPAQQQILLQQAQAQLLAAAVQHSASQQSSTSGANISASAATPITQIPLSQPIQITPQLQQLQQQNPNLQQFVLVQPGLPIATQLQPAQFIISQTPQGQQSLLQASNLLTQLPQSQANLLQTQPSITLATQPATPTRTIAATPIQPLPLTQSTPKRMDTPSLEEPSDLEELEQFAKTFKQRRIKLGFTQGDVGLAMGKLYGNDFSQTTISRFEALNLSFKNMCKLKPLLEKWLNDAVCAENLTSDQALSSPSSLGSPGLGMEGLNRRRKKRTSIETNIRVALEKSFLEQNQKPTSEEITMIADQLNMEKEVIRVWFCNRRQKEKRINPPSSGSSGTTPIKAIFSPSNPLVSSTASLVSSNTPTTLTVNPALPLTSTSVSGLTFTGTTITAAPTNTASVISATPTLVTTAAAASSPSLSPSPTGASLQTSVGDSGGGPHEGSGGSVVSHVPTPACTLASALSSGQVMVAAPGLSAALQGAQLPTSASLAAMAAAAGLNPGLMASSQFTPGGALLSLAPGSLGSALSPALMSNSTLATIQALASSGTLPITSLDGSGNLLFANASAGSTPNLVTAPLFLNPQNLSLLASNPVSLVSAGGANLQLTADAHQSVVTTAAMPASTISTASKAQ
- the pou2f1b gene encoding POU domain, class 2, transcription factor 1b isoform X3, with the translated sequence MADGGAASQDESSGPDSKMSNPSESSKCAMESGDGNTGAQTNGLDFQRQTVQTTNAITNAHAQALLQQCKTEEVDEPVASSQTGPLPQTQLMLAGGQIAGLTLTPAQQQILLQQAQAQLLAAAVQHSASQQSSTSGANISASAATPITQIPLSQPIQITPQLQQLQQQNPNLQQFVLVQPGLPIATQLQPAQFIISQTPQGQQSLLQASNLLTQLPQSQANLLQTQPSITLATQPATPTRTIAATPIQPLPLTQSTPKRMDTPSLEEPSDLEELEQFAKTFKQRRIKLGFTQGDVGLAMGKLYGNDFSQTTISRFEALNLSFKNMCKLKPLLEKWLNDAENLTSDQALSSPSSLGSPGLGMEGLNRRRKKRTSIETNIRVALEKSFLENQKPTSEEITMIADQLNMEKEVIRVWFCNRRQKEKRINPPSSGSSGTTPIKAIFSPSNPLVSSTASLVSSNTPTTLTVNPALPLTSTSVSGLTFTGTTITAAPTNTASVISATPTLVTTAAAASSPSLSPSPTGASLQTSVGDSGGGPHEGSGGSVVSHVPTPACTLASALSSGQVMVAAPGLSAALQGAQLPTSASLAAMAAAAGLNPGLMASSQFTPGGALLSLAPGSLGSALSPALMSNSTLATIQALASSGTLPITSLDGSGNLLFANASAGSTPNLVTAPLFLNPQNLSLLASNPVSLVSAGGANLQLTADAHQSVVTTAAMPASTISTASKAQ